In the Setaria italica strain Yugu1 chromosome VI, Setaria_italica_v2.0, whole genome shotgun sequence genome, one interval contains:
- the LOC101779528 gene encoding cinnamoyl-CoA reductase 1 codes for MGFDNRADLASGHGHTVCVTGASGFIASWLVKLLLEKGYTVRGTVRNPDDAAKNAHLKSLDGAAERLTLLRADLLDKESLTAAFRGCEGIFHTASPVTDDPEKMIEPAVNGTQNVINAAADVGSVRRVVFTSSIGAAYMDPRHGPDAEVDETCWSDLDYCKNTKNWYCYAKTVAEQAAWELAKQQRVDLVVVNPSLVLGPLLQQSINASTWHVLKYLDGSVQTYADAAQAYVHVRDVADAHARVYEEPGASGRYLCAGRTLHRGEVCRILAKMFPEYPVPNECKGGAGETNKGCRFSSRRLNELGVGVTPASLCLYDTVSSLQDKGLLPRRTAAVVDPSVIP; via the exons ATGGGTTTTGACAACAGAGCCGACTTGGCCTCCGGCCATGGCCACACCGTCTGCGTCACCGGAGCCAGCGGTTTCATCGCATCCTGGCTTGTGAAGCTCCTCCTTGAGAAAGGCTACACCGTGCGCGGCACTGTCAGGAACCCAG ATGATGCCGCAAAGAACGCGCACCTGAAATCGTTGGATGGAGCGGCGGAGCGGCTAACGCTGTTGCGTGCAGACCTGCTGGACAAGGAGAGCCTCACCGCCGCGTTCCGAGGCTGCGAGGGCATCTTCCACACCGCCTCCCCCGTCACCGACGACCCG GAGAAAATGATCGAGCCGGCAGTGAACGGGACGCAGAACGTGATCAATGCCGCCGCGGACGTCGGCAGCGTCCGGCGTGTGGTGTTCACCTCGTCGATCGGCGCAGCGTACATGGATCCTCGCCACGGTCCCGACGCAGAGGTAGACGAGACGTGCTGGAGCGACCTCGACTACTGCAAGAACACCAAG AACTGGTACTGCTACGCGAAGACGGTGGCGGAGCAGGCGGCATGGGAGCTCGCCAAGCAGCAGCGGGTGGACCTCGTTGTCGTGAACCCGTCGCTGGTGCTCGGCCCGCTGCTGCAGCAGTCGATCAACGCCAGCACGTGGCACGTCCTCAAGTACCTTGACGGCTCGGTGCAGACGTACGCCGACGCGGCGCAGGCGTACGTGCACGTTCGCGACGTCGCCGACGCGCACGCCCGCGTGTACGAAGAGCCCGGCgcgagcggacggtacctttgCGCCGGGCGCACGCTGCACCGCGGCGAGGTGTGCCGCATCCTTGCCAAGATGTTTCCAGAATACCCAGTGCCTAACGAGTGcaagggcggcgcgggcgagacCAACAAAGGGTGCCGGTTCAGCAGCCGGCGGCTGAACGAGCTCGGCGTCGGGGTGACGCCGGCGAGCCTCTGCCTGTACGATACGGTCAGCAGCCTCCAGGACAAGGGCCTCCTTCCACGTCGCACCGCCGCTGTAGTTGATCCTTCTGTCATCCCGTGA